A window of Balearica regulorum gibbericeps isolate bBalReg1 chromosome Z, bBalReg1.pri, whole genome shotgun sequence contains these coding sequences:
- the LOC142599520 gene encoding rab-like protein 2A isoform X1 — protein sequence MHASYYHKAHACTMVFDVQRKVTYKNLNSWYKELREFHPEIPCIVVANKIDADMKVIQKSFNFAQKFSLPFYFVSAADGTNVVKLFNDAIKLAVAYKQNSGDFTDELMRELESFDLQKTTENLSDKEESCPEEKPPSA from the exons ATGCATGCATCCTATTACCATAAGGCTCATGCTTGTACCATG GTGTTTGATGTGCAGCGGAAAGTCACCTACAAGAACTTAAACAGCTGGTACAAGGAGCTGAGAGAATTCCACCCAGAAATTCCTTGCATTGTGGTGGCCAACAAAATTGATG CGGATATGAAGGTGATCCAGAAAAGCTTCAACTTTGCCCAGAAGTTCAGTTTGCCCTTTTACTTTGTGTCTGCTGCAGATGGCACCAATGTAGTGAAG CTCTTCAATGATGCTATCAAACTGGCAGTTGCTTACAAGCAGAATTCAGGAGATTTCACGGATGAGCTCATGCGAGAACTGGAG AGCTTTGACCTGCAGAAGACGACTGAGAATTTGTCAGATAAAGAAGAGAGCTGCCCTGAAGAGAAGCCCCCATCTGCCTAA
- the LOC142599520 gene encoding rab-like protein 2A isoform X2, producing the protein MHASYYHKAHACTMVFDVQRKVTYKNLNSWYKELREFHPEIPCIVVANKIDADMKVIQKSFNFAQKFSLPFYFVSAADGTNVVKLFNDAIKLAVAYKQNSGDFTDELMRELEVGRNEVVTL; encoded by the exons ATGCATGCATCCTATTACCATAAGGCTCATGCTTGTACCATG GTGTTTGATGTGCAGCGGAAAGTCACCTACAAGAACTTAAACAGCTGGTACAAGGAGCTGAGAGAATTCCACCCAGAAATTCCTTGCATTGTGGTGGCCAACAAAATTGATG CGGATATGAAGGTGATCCAGAAAAGCTTCAACTTTGCCCAGAAGTTCAGTTTGCCCTTTTACTTTGTGTCTGCTGCAGATGGCACCAATGTAGTGAAG CTCTTCAATGATGCTATCAAACTGGCAGTTGCTTACAAGCAGAATTCAGGAGATTTCACGGATGAGCTCATGCGAGAACTGGAG gttggaaggaaTGAGGTGGTGACCCTCTGA
- the LOC142599482 gene encoding acrosin-like — protein MTLLPLLVLLAAFRPAHATWDNCGGTCGLRPMASYAGSSRVVGGRDAQPGAWPWIVSIQNPWKLGTGHVCGGSLISPQWVLTAAHCFIGARYVTMWRVVIGATRLTRLGPEVQVRNIKRLLLHEGYSNITQRNDIALLELDQPVQCSDHIQLACVPDASLRVSELTTCYISGWGSTKARSGVSSDILQEAKVHLIDINLCNSSRWYRGAIHRHNLCAGYPRGGIDTCQGDSGGPLVCKDNNADYFWLVGVTSWGTGCARAKQPGVYTSTQHFYDWILLQMGLHPAVTAPPTPQPVFTSTPLQRPRPTPTQSGWFPPCPFPLQKLVQFFTRVQELLQS, from the exons ATGACTTTGCTCCCCCTCCTCGTCCTGCTGGCCGCCTTCCGGCCGGCACACGCCACGTGGGACAACTGTGG AGGGACCTGCGGGCTCCGGCCCATGGCTTCTTACGCCGGCTCGTCACGCGTCGTGGGTGGCAGAGATGCCCAGCCAGGGGCCTGGCCCTGGATCGTCAGCATCCAGAACCCCTGGAAACTAGGCACGGGGCATGTATGCGGAGGGTCCCTCATCAGCCCACAGTGGGTCCTCACAGCAGCCCACTGCTTCATCGGGGCCAG GTACGTCACCATGTGGCGTGTGGTGATCGGTGCCACACGCTTGACTCGGCTGGGTCCGGAGGTCCAAGTGCGCAATATTAAGCGGCTACTGCTTCATGAAGGCTACAGTAACATCACCCAGAGGAACGACATTGCCTTGCTGGAGTTGGACCAGCCCGTCCAGTGCAGTGACCACATACAGCTTGCCTGTGTGCCCGATGCCTCGCTGAGAGTCTCAGAGCTGACAACTTGCTACATCAGCGGTTGGGGCTCCACGAAAGCAAGAT CTGGAGTATCAAGTGATATCCTGCAGGAGGCCAAGGTCCACCTCATTGATATCAACCTCTGCAACAGCAGCCGGTGGTACAGAGGGGCCATCCACAGGCACAACTTGTGTGCTGGCTATCCGCGGGGTGGCATCGACACCTGCCAG GGTGACAGCGGTGGGCCTCTTGTGTGCAAAGACAACAATGCTGACTACTTCTGGCTTGTTGGAGTGACCAGCTGGGGGACAGGCTGTGCGAGAGCAAAACAGCCCGGAGTCTACACCTCCACTCAACACTTTTATGACTGGATCCTGCTCCAGATGGGACTGCACCCAGCAGTAACGGCTCCTCCAACACCACAGCCAGTCTTCACCTCAACCCCCTTGCAGAGGCCAAGGCCAACACCAACGCAATCAGGCTGGTTTCCGCCCTGCCCATTTCCACTCCAGAAGCTGGTGCAATTCTTTACTCGGGTGCAGGAGCTCCTGCAGtcctaa